A section of the Cyanobacteria bacterium QS_8_64_29 genome encodes:
- the tatC gene encoding twin-arginine translocase subunit TatC translates to MPPQPELEPQAERDSHLDVVPEDTEMSLFEHLEELRRRIFYALIAVAIGIVGCFLGVDPIVELLEQPAQGVKFLQLAPGEYFFVSLKVAGYSGLLVATPFIIYQVLLFVLPGLTRRERRLVGPVVLGSTVLFAAGLAFSYFALVPAALNFFISYGEGIVEQQWSIDKYFRFVLLLMFSTGLAFQIPIIQTLLGLLGIAGSRQMLSGWRYVVFGAVVLGAILTPSTDPLTQSLLAGAVLGLYFSGIGLVKALER, encoded by the coding sequence ATGCCGCCTCAACCAGAACTCGAACCCCAAGCCGAGCGCGACAGCCATCTCGATGTTGTCCCGGAAGACACCGAGATGTCGCTATTCGAGCACCTGGAAGAGCTGCGGCGGCGCATTTTTTATGCCCTCATCGCCGTCGCCATCGGCATTGTGGGGTGCTTTCTGGGGGTCGATCCCATCGTTGAGCTGCTGGAGCAGCCTGCCCAGGGCGTCAAGTTCCTCCAGCTCGCGCCGGGCGAGTATTTTTTCGTCTCGCTCAAAGTTGCTGGCTACAGCGGCTTGCTGGTGGCAACGCCTTTTATTATTTATCAGGTTTTACTGTTCGTCCTGCCCGGGCTAACGCGGCGCGAGCGGCGCTTGGTGGGGCCAGTGGTGTTGGGCTCGACGGTCTTGTTTGCGGCCGGTCTGGCGTTTTCCTACTTTGCCCTGGTACCGGCGGCGCTCAACTTTTTCATTAGCTACGGGGAAGGCATTGTCGAGCAGCAGTGGTCGATTGACAAGTACTTTCGCTTCGTTCTGCTGCTGATGTTTAGCACGGGATTGGCCTTCCAGATCCCTATCATTCAAACGCTACTGGGGCTGTTGGGCATCGCCGGCTCGCGGCAGATGCTGTCCGGGTGGCGCTATGTGGTCTTTGGGGCTGTGGTATTGGGGGCCATCTTGACCCCTTCCACAGATCCGCTGACGCAATCGCTGCTGGCAGGCGCCGTTTTGGGCCTCTACTTTAGCGGCATTGGCTTGGTGAAAGCGCTGGAACGCTAG
- a CDS encoding DUF3067 domain-containing protein: MTGQELQQLLLDKWGRSYDIRLRRTPARIFVQIMWRYLEQASFPLDETEYRAHLAELARYLDGMGATAQVREAIRQTRRRPRVGRAVSIPIELGERASEWLVEPDSPS, from the coding sequence GTGACCGGGCAGGAGCTCCAGCAATTGCTGCTCGATAAGTGGGGGCGCTCCTACGACATCCGGCTGCGGCGCACGCCGGCGCGCATCTTCGTCCAAATCATGTGGCGCTATCTGGAACAGGCCTCGTTTCCGCTCGACGAGACCGAGTACCGCGCGCACCTAGCCGAGCTAGCGCGCTACCTCGACGGCATGGGGGCCACTGCCCAGGTCCGCGAGGCCATCCGGCAAACGCGCCGGCGGCCGCGCGTCGGTCGGGCCGTCAGCATCCCCATTGAGCTGGGAGAGCGGGCCTCAGAATGGCTCGTCGAGCCAGATTCCCCCAGCTAG
- a CDS encoding apocytochrome f, whose product MRAVVFPMAKVALVALAAAAVWVAGAGLTPQPAAAYPFWAQQTAPETPREDTGRIVCANCHLAQKEAEVAVPQSVTPDSVFKAVVEIPYDTELQQVMADGSRGELNVGAVLMLPEGFEIAPEERIPEAMQEEVGDVFFQPYSADKPNIVLVGPLSGKEHQEIAFPVLSPDPEASEDRYYGKFPVYLGANRGRGQLYPDGSRSNNAVQKASASGTIAAIAEREAGGYEVTIQPQAGEPTTDTIPAGPEPIVTEGDAVEAGDALTEDPNVGGFGQEETEIVLQDPTRIKWLMGFLGLIALAQIFLILKKRQVERMQAAEMDL is encoded by the coding sequence ATGAGAGCAGTAGTTTTTCCCATGGCCAAAGTTGCGCTGGTGGCGCTCGCTGCCGCCGCAGTGTGGGTCGCCGGCGCCGGCCTAACCCCGCAACCGGCAGCTGCTTATCCGTTCTGGGCCCAGCAGACTGCCCCCGAGACGCCGCGCGAGGATACAGGGCGAATCGTCTGTGCCAACTGCCACTTGGCCCAGAAGGAAGCCGAGGTTGCCGTCCCCCAGTCGGTAACGCCGGATTCAGTGTTCAAAGCCGTCGTCGAGATCCCCTACGACACTGAGCTGCAGCAGGTCATGGCCGACGGCTCGCGCGGCGAGCTCAACGTTGGCGCGGTGCTGATGCTGCCCGAGGGCTTTGAAATTGCGCCGGAGGAGCGCATCCCCGAAGCCATGCAAGAGGAAGTGGGCGACGTCTTCTTCCAGCCCTACAGCGCGGACAAGCCCAACATTGTCTTGGTCGGGCCGCTGTCGGGCAAAGAGCACCAGGAGATCGCCTTCCCGGTGCTCTCGCCCGATCCCGAGGCCAGCGAAGACCGCTACTACGGCAAATTCCCCGTTTATCTTGGGGCCAATCGCGGGCGCGGCCAGCTCTATCCTGATGGGAGCCGCAGCAATAACGCCGTCCAGAAGGCCTCGGCTAGCGGCACGATCGCCGCGATCGCCGAGCGCGAGGCGGGCGGTTACGAGGTCACCATCCAACCGCAAGCGGGCGAGCCCACCACCGATACCATCCCCGCCGGTCCCGAGCCCATCGTGACCGAGGGCGATGCGGTGGAAGCCGGCGATGCCCTCACTGAAGATCCCAACGTGGGCGGTTTCGGTCAGGAAGAAACCGAGATCGTGCTGCAGGACCCCACCCGCATCAAGTGGCTGATGGGCTTTCTGGGCCTGATTGCTCTCGCCCAGATCTTTTTGATCCTCAAAAAGCGGCAGGTCGAGCGCATGCAAGCTGCCGAGATGGACCTTTAG
- a CDS encoding DUF1823 domain-containing protein codes for MATELPPLTTETIWAILNDELADGTVNRLAWACLGYRYDAAAQQWDSSGAHPDWQAAYPQPPDFIASRRATVKLTRSIPKPDKQLLKERLGFKGYKIGEFGPRETRRATAANWLLHYMRQTGRLA; via the coding sequence ATGGCAACCGAGCTGCCGCCGCTCACCACCGAGACCATCTGGGCAATTCTCAACGACGAGCTGGCCGATGGCACGGTCAATCGGCTGGCTTGGGCTTGCTTGGGCTATCGCTACGATGCGGCAGCCCAGCAGTGGGACAGTAGCGGCGCCCACCCCGACTGGCAAGCGGCGTACCCGCAACCGCCGGACTTTATCGCCAGCCGTCGCGCCACCGTTAAGCTCACGCGCTCGATTCCCAAGCCCGACAAGCAGCTGCTGAAGGAACGACTGGGCTTTAAGGGCTACAAGATCGGCGAGTTCGGCCCGCGCGAGACCCGCCGCGCCACGGCTGCCAATTGGCTGCTACATTACATGCGGCAGACCGGCAGGCTGGCGTGA
- a CDS encoding leucyl aminopeptidase, which produces MTVTDTTSLGVQFKATQTAPLAWTGDALAIGLCEGSVELTGELAELNDKLAGVLKELIDETEFAGKSGSTAVTRVGGGSPIRKIVLVGLGPAEELTQDTVRVAAASVARSAKQERCRTLAVSLPVAHGDAAATAQAIVEGTILALHQDNRFKSEPEDSQLKLETVELLGLGGQEAAIARGEKVCSGTILARELVSAPANTVTPVTLAELAESLATDYGLEIEILERDECEKRGMGAFLGVAQASDLPPKFIHLTYRPEGTPRRRLAVIGKGLTFDSGGLNLKPTGSGIETMKMDMGGAAATFGTAKAIAQLKPDVEVHFISAVTENMISGRAMRPGDILKASNGKTIEVNNTDAEGRLTLADALVFTEKLGLDAMVDVATLTGACLIALGNRIAGLWSPEEWLADELKQGAERSGEQLWQMPLESKYFELLKSPIADMKNAGSRPAGSITAALFLQQFVEQTPWAHIDIAGTALIDKEDGVNNAGATGIPVRTLVNWILA; this is translated from the coding sequence ATGACCGTTACCGACACGACCAGCCTGGGGGTACAGTTCAAAGCCACCCAGACAGCACCGCTGGCGTGGACGGGCGATGCACTGGCAATCGGGCTGTGCGAGGGGAGCGTCGAGCTCACCGGCGAGCTGGCCGAGCTCAACGACAAGCTGGCCGGCGTGCTAAAAGAGCTGATCGACGAAACGGAGTTTGCCGGCAAATCGGGCAGTACCGCCGTGACGCGGGTGGGCGGTGGCAGCCCCATTCGCAAAATCGTGCTGGTGGGGCTGGGCCCGGCCGAGGAGCTAACTCAAGATACCGTTCGGGTCGCTGCGGCGAGCGTAGCGCGCTCGGCCAAACAAGAGCGCTGCCGGACGTTAGCGGTGAGCCTGCCTGTCGCCCATGGCGATGCCGCAGCGACGGCGCAGGCGATCGTTGAAGGCACGATCTTGGCGCTGCATCAAGATAACCGCTTCAAATCCGAACCCGAGGACAGCCAGCTCAAGCTCGAGACAGTCGAGCTGCTGGGTCTAGGCGGCCAAGAAGCAGCCATCGCCCGAGGCGAGAAGGTTTGCTCGGGCACGATTTTGGCGCGCGAGCTGGTATCCGCCCCGGCCAATACCGTTACGCCGGTGACCCTGGCCGAGCTGGCAGAGTCGCTAGCAACCGACTACGGGCTCGAGATCGAGATTCTGGAGCGCGACGAGTGCGAAAAGCGCGGGATGGGCGCTTTTCTGGGCGTCGCTCAAGCCTCGGACCTGCCGCCCAAATTCATCCATTTGACCTACCGGCCGGAAGGGACGCCGCGGCGCCGCTTGGCGGTCATTGGCAAGGGCTTGACTTTCGATTCGGGTGGGCTCAACCTCAAGCCCACCGGTAGCGGCATCGAGACCATGAAGATGGACATGGGCGGGGCAGCTGCCACCTTCGGCACGGCCAAGGCGATCGCTCAGCTCAAGCCGGACGTTGAAGTCCATTTCATTAGCGCCGTCACCGAGAACATGATCAGCGGCCGCGCCATGCGGCCGGGCGACATTCTCAAAGCCTCCAACGGCAAAACCATTGAGGTCAACAACACGGACGCGGAAGGGCGGCTCACCCTAGCCGATGCCTTGGTCTTTACCGAAAAGTTAGGCTTGGACGCCATGGTGGATGTGGCGACCCTGACTGGGGCCTGCCTGATCGCGCTCGGCAACCGCATTGCCGGTTTGTGGAGCCCCGAGGAGTGGCTGGCGGACGAGCTCAAGCAAGGCGCCGAGCGCAGTGGGGAACAGCTCTGGCAAATGCCGCTCGAGTCCAAATACTTCGAGCTGCTCAAATCCCCCATCGCCGATATGAAAAATGCCGGATCGCGCCCGGCAGGGTCCATCACGGCAGCCCTGTTTCTGCAGCAGTTTGTCGAGCAAACCCCCTGGGCCCACATCGATATTGCCGGCACGGCCCTAATCGATAAAGAAGACGGGGTCAACAACGCCGGTGCAACCGGCATCCCCGTCCGAACGCTAGTTAACTGGATCCTGGCTTAG
- a CDS encoding tail length tape measure protein: protein MRWARKRRFSHRLRWRLAGAILLVATAWLVQLPFGGDRQQPAERDSPVLALVSQSPQQRASQLQAIARQGSERARLRARSLLAADAIAQNQGERALKWLDGLAERYSLLAPQIAFDRAHAYLLAGELERSRDQLRQLLERYPEAPVAARALDWLGWQDPRYWQRGVTQFPSHPSSVEMARQLLDSESEQVADPAPLWLAIARFAPQPERASEARDRLMALAPEGLDSQDWAAIAAGYWDERAYGKAARAYARAAEIPAHLYRRGRGYQLSNQRISAAEAYERLLREFPQAPEAGSALLRLAEMADRGQALHYFNRAIHNFPDKAPQARATKAQLLASVSRHSAQYHRERLLAEHPHSEPAAQYRWHLAQQQAEAGHLEAAMQQAAVIARDNADSSLAPRAAFWRGKWAAQLGQDGTAREAFQRVLRAHTASYYAWRSASLLGRKVGDFRQLRSAERSVQRPQQRPGLPAGSDAVEELYRLGQDERAWAAWRVANGSASELTVREQFTEGLLRIARGDYLQGLNRIWTLQQRDGKQAHQQWQALRQQPKYWHALFPLPYYEAIAQQAQQYRLDPLLVTAIIRRESRFEPDMGSSAGAIGLMQLIPSTASRAAERLGLSDYDLRDPQDSLRLGSWYLARLHGRYEGNALLMVASYNAGVGNVNDWLEQRDPNDPDAFVAQIPFDETRNYVKAVFGNYWNYLRLYDPSMREVAGSPP, encoded by the coding sequence ATGCGCTGGGCACGCAAACGCCGTTTCTCCCATCGCCTGAGGTGGCGCTTGGCGGGCGCGATCCTGCTGGTGGCAACGGCCTGGCTGGTGCAGCTCCCGTTTGGCGGCGATCGCCAACAACCGGCCGAGCGCGACTCGCCCGTCCTGGCGCTGGTATCGCAATCGCCGCAGCAGCGGGCCAGCCAGCTGCAAGCCATTGCCCGCCAGGGCAGCGAGCGCGCGCGGTTGCGCGCGCGCTCGCTGCTGGCAGCGGATGCGATCGCGCAAAACCAAGGCGAGCGCGCCCTGAAGTGGCTGGATGGCCTCGCCGAGCGCTACTCGTTATTGGCGCCCCAAATTGCCTTTGATCGGGCGCATGCCTACCTGCTGGCTGGCGAGCTCGAGCGCAGCCGCGATCAGCTGCGCCAGTTGCTCGAGCGTTATCCCGAGGCGCCCGTTGCCGCGCGCGCGCTGGATTGGTTGGGCTGGCAGGATCCCCGCTACTGGCAGCGCGGCGTCACCCAGTTCCCGAGCCATCCCAGCAGCGTGGAGATGGCGCGCCAGCTGCTGGATTCGGAGTCAGAGCAAGTAGCGGATCCGGCCCCCTTGTGGCTCGCAATCGCCCGATTTGCTCCCCAACCCGAGCGCGCCAGCGAAGCGCGCGACCGGCTCATGGCGCTCGCGCCCGAGGGCCTGGACTCCCAAGATTGGGCCGCGATCGCGGCCGGCTATTGGGACGAGCGCGCCTACGGCAAAGCGGCCCGCGCCTACGCGCGCGCCGCCGAGATCCCAGCCCATCTCTACCGGCGCGGGCGCGGCTACCAGCTCAGCAACCAGCGGATTTCGGCGGCCGAGGCCTACGAGCGCCTGCTGCGCGAGTTTCCCCAAGCCCCTGAGGCCGGATCGGCCCTGCTGCGCCTGGCGGAGATGGCCGATCGCGGGCAGGCCCTGCACTACTTCAACCGGGCCATCCACAACTTTCCCGACAAGGCCCCGCAGGCGCGAGCGACCAAAGCCCAACTGCTGGCGTCGGTGAGCCGGCACTCGGCGCAATACCACCGCGAGCGCTTGCTAGCCGAGCACCCGCACTCGGAGCCGGCCGCCCAGTACCGCTGGCACCTCGCCCAGCAGCAAGCCGAGGCCGGCCACCTCGAAGCCGCCATGCAGCAGGCTGCCGTGATCGCGCGTGACAATGCCGACAGCTCGCTGGCGCCCCGCGCCGCTTTCTGGCGGGGCAAATGGGCAGCGCAGCTCGGGCAGGACGGCACTGCCCGCGAGGCCTTCCAACGCGTGCTGCGCGCCCACACCGCCTCCTACTATGCCTGGCGCTCGGCCAGCCTGTTGGGCCGCAAGGTGGGTGACTTTCGCCAGCTGCGCAGTGCCGAGCGCTCGGTGCAGCGCCCCCAGCAGCGACCAGGCTTGCCAGCGGGATCCGATGCAGTGGAAGAGCTCTACCGCCTGGGCCAGGACGAGCGCGCCTGGGCAGCTTGGCGCGTTGCTAACGGCAGCGCGAGCGAGCTGACCGTGCGCGAGCAATTCACCGAGGGCCTGCTGCGCATTGCACGCGGGGACTACCTCCAAGGCCTCAACCGAATCTGGACGCTCCAGCAGCGCGACGGCAAGCAGGCCCACCAGCAATGGCAGGCCCTGCGGCAGCAACCCAAGTACTGGCACGCGCTGTTCCCGTTGCCCTATTACGAGGCGATTGCGCAACAGGCCCAGCAGTACCGCCTCGACCCGCTGCTGGTGACGGCCATCATCCGCCGGGAGTCGCGCTTCGAGCCCGACATGGGCTCCTCAGCTGGAGCCATCGGTCTCATGCAGCTCATTCCCAGCACGGCATCGCGAGCCGCCGAGCGCTTGGGCTTGAGCGATTACGATCTGCGCGATCCCCAAGACAGCCTCCGACTGGGGAGTTGGTACTTGGCCCGCCTGCATGGGCGCTACGAGGGCAATGCCCTGTTGATGGTGGCCAGCTACAACGCTGGGGTCGGCAACGTCAACGACTGGCTCGAGCAGCGCGATCCCAACGACCCGGATGCCTTTGTGGCCCAAATTCCGTTTGATGAGACCCGAAACTACGTCAAGGCGGTCTTTGGCAATTACTGGAACTACCTGCGCCTGTACGATCCCAGCATGCGCGAGGTAGCCGGTTCGCCGCCTTGA
- a CDS encoding TIGR00730 family Rossman fold protein, which produces MALQLLPDDLGRWAEQLSQAKNGKWIRRALEVLVRLAGTDVDRLDWKILTAALEDLEQGFQVFAPYRHIRKVSFFGSARLSPQTAEYRLAAELARLLSQHGFMTITGAGGGIMQAGNEGAGRANSFGLNIQLPFEQGANACIEGDSKLIDFKYFFTRKLFFMRESDAIVFFPGGFGTQDEAFECLTLCQTGKGGPVPIVLIDKPGGTYWQAWNDYLRQHLIANQLIGPHDTDIFTVVDSAERACKAIQDFYRVYHSSRYVGETLVIRLNQPLSDRDTDKLNAEFSDILVDGKIAKSNALPQEARDATASLPRLTLHFNQRDLGRLYGLIRELNRLGAATASASHPERK; this is translated from the coding sequence CTGGCATTGCAATTGCTACCGGACGATCTAGGCCGTTGGGCCGAGCAGCTCTCGCAGGCCAAAAACGGCAAGTGGATCCGGCGAGCTCTGGAAGTCCTCGTCCGCCTTGCCGGTACGGACGTCGACCGCCTGGATTGGAAGATTCTGACAGCGGCGCTTGAGGACTTGGAGCAGGGTTTCCAAGTCTTTGCGCCGTACCGCCACATCCGTAAGGTCAGCTTTTTTGGTTCGGCCCGGCTGTCACCGCAGACCGCTGAGTACCGGCTGGCAGCCGAGCTAGCCCGCTTGCTGAGCCAGCACGGCTTCATGACCATCACCGGCGCAGGCGGCGGCATCATGCAAGCGGGCAACGAAGGGGCCGGACGGGCCAACTCCTTCGGGCTCAATATTCAGCTGCCGTTCGAGCAAGGCGCCAACGCCTGCATTGAGGGAGATAGCAAGCTCATCGACTTCAAGTATTTTTTTACCCGCAAGCTATTTTTCATGCGGGAGAGCGATGCGATCGTTTTTTTCCCGGGCGGGTTTGGAACCCAGGATGAAGCCTTTGAGTGCTTGACGCTCTGCCAAACCGGCAAAGGGGGACCGGTCCCCATCGTATTGATCGACAAACCGGGCGGCACCTACTGGCAAGCGTGGAACGACTACCTCCGCCAGCATCTAATTGCCAACCAACTGATTGGCCCCCACGACACGGATATTTTTACCGTAGTCGATAGCGCCGAGCGCGCCTGCAAGGCCATCCAAGACTTCTACCGCGTCTATCACTCCTCGCGCTACGTTGGCGAAACGTTGGTCATTCGCCTCAACCAGCCGCTGAGCGATCGCGATACCGACAAACTCAATGCCGAGTTCAGCGACATTTTGGTCGACGGCAAGATTGCCAAAAGCAATGCCTTGCCCCAAGAAGCGCGCGATGCCACCGCGTCGCTACCGCGCCTGACCCTGCACTTCAACCAACGAGATCTGGGCCGCCTGTACGGCTTGATTCGCGAGCTCAATCGCTTGGGAGCTGCCACTGCCAGCGCTAGCCATCCCGAGCGCAAATAA
- a CDS encoding TIGR03960 family radical SAM protein produces the protein MPVAIEELVTAEIDKPGRYLGNERGAQHKPWEQASVRWVLTYPELYEVGASNLGHVILYNVLNAQPRHLCDRAYLPAPDLAQKLRDTQTPLFALESRRPVMEFDVMGFSLSYELGATNILEMLDLAGVPLTWQERAAGDWPLVFAGGQTATSNPEPYTDFFDFITIGDGEELLPEIGFVIEDGKAAGLTREELLLDLAQVPGVYVPQFYERGADGAVRPRRSDVPERIVRRVATPMPEYSIGLVPYVETVHDRLSVEIRRGCTRGCRFCQPGMLTRPAKDVEPQKVADTIERGMRETGYNEFSLLSLSCSDYLSLPALGTEVKNRLKDDNISLSLPSQRVDRFDDSIANVVGGMRQTGLTFAPEAGTQRLRDVINKGLSNEDLLRGIKTAYERGWNQVKLYFMIGLPGETDADVIGIADTIRWLKRECRAPGRKPMAFNVTISNFTPKPHTPFQWHTVATGEFQRKQALLREELGRIKGVKANFTDVRLSAMENFIGRGDRRLNAVVRQAWELGAGMDAWWENLDAAFGAWERAIAEAGLDWQYRQIEQGEWNVMAGSSSQQALDAPLPWDHIHTGIDKDWLKAELQRALEATTVPDCSYAGCSHCGVCGIDFGHNVVAEPPPIPEFQGHFQPDRTRAQRLRVRFGKHGEMALIGHLDLARLFDRAVRRAALLIAFTGGYHPTPRIAIANALPLGATGSGEIVDFDLTRRLDPETFRQQLAEQLPSEIPLYSATETELQGSAASSLERAEYRVTVEVAEPSSPEQWRAWIESVLASDAVWWQRQTKFGKVQTVNLRERLDELELQSASRAETGAAILRYVGSCRNDGTLLRPEHLVEMLERQSGQTLYLRHAHREQLMLAAERTPAPAR, from the coding sequence ATGCCGGTTGCGATTGAAGAGTTGGTAACGGCCGAGATTGACAAGCCCGGCCGCTACCTAGGTAACGAACGGGGTGCCCAACACAAGCCTTGGGAACAAGCCAGCGTGCGCTGGGTGCTGACCTATCCCGAGCTGTACGAAGTGGGTGCCTCCAATCTGGGGCACGTCATTCTCTACAACGTGCTCAACGCGCAACCGCGCCACCTCTGCGATCGCGCCTACCTGCCCGCCCCCGATCTGGCCCAAAAGCTGCGCGATACCCAAACGCCGCTGTTTGCGCTGGAATCGCGCCGGCCCGTGATGGAGTTTGATGTCATGGGCTTTAGCCTCAGCTACGAGCTAGGGGCCACCAACATCCTCGAGATGCTCGACCTGGCTGGGGTGCCGCTAACCTGGCAGGAGCGGGCGGCCGGCGATTGGCCGCTAGTCTTTGCTGGCGGTCAGACGGCGACGTCCAATCCCGAGCCCTACACGGATTTCTTCGATTTCATCACCATCGGCGATGGCGAAGAGCTGTTGCCCGAGATTGGCTTTGTCATCGAGGACGGCAAAGCCGCCGGCCTGACCCGCGAGGAGCTACTGCTGGATCTGGCCCAAGTACCGGGGGTGTACGTGCCCCAGTTCTACGAGCGGGGCGCCGATGGCGCCGTTCGGCCCCGGCGCTCGGATGTGCCCGAGCGCATCGTGCGGCGCGTTGCCACGCCCATGCCCGAGTACTCCATCGGGCTAGTGCCTTATGTCGAGACCGTGCACGATCGCCTCAGCGTCGAAATTCGGCGCGGGTGCACCCGCGGCTGCCGCTTCTGCCAGCCCGGCATGCTGACCCGACCGGCCAAGGACGTCGAGCCCCAGAAAGTAGCTGATACCATCGAGCGCGGCATGCGCGAGACCGGCTACAACGAGTTCTCGCTGCTGTCGCTGAGCTGCTCCGACTACCTCTCGCTGCCGGCCCTGGGCACCGAGGTCAAAAACCGCCTCAAAGACGACAACATCTCGCTATCGCTGCCCAGCCAGCGCGTGGATCGCTTTGACGACAGCATTGCCAATGTGGTTGGGGGGATGCGCCAAACTGGCCTGACGTTTGCCCCTGAAGCCGGCACCCAGCGCCTGCGCGATGTCATTAATAAAGGCCTCAGCAACGAGGACCTGCTGCGCGGCATCAAAACCGCTTATGAGCGCGGCTGGAATCAGGTCAAGCTCTACTTCATGATCGGCTTGCCGGGCGAGACGGATGCTGATGTCATCGGCATTGCCGACACGATTCGCTGGCTCAAGCGCGAGTGTCGGGCCCCCGGGCGCAAGCCCATGGCCTTTAACGTTACCATCTCCAACTTTACGCCCAAACCCCACACGCCCTTCCAGTGGCACACCGTGGCAACCGGGGAATTCCAGCGCAAGCAGGCGCTGCTGCGCGAGGAGCTGGGGCGCATCAAGGGGGTCAAGGCCAACTTTACCGACGTGCGCCTCTCGGCCATGGAAAACTTCATCGGGCGCGGCGACCGGCGCTTGAATGCCGTCGTCCGTCAGGCTTGGGAGCTGGGCGCCGGCATGGACGCCTGGTGGGAGAACCTGGACGCAGCCTTTGGCGCCTGGGAGCGCGCGATCGCCGAGGCCGGCCTGGACTGGCAGTACCGCCAGATCGAGCAGGGCGAATGGAACGTTATGGCCGGTTCCAGCTCGCAGCAGGCCCTCGATGCGCCCCTGCCGTGGGATCACATCCACACCGGCATTGATAAAGACTGGCTCAAAGCAGAGCTGCAGCGCGCGCTCGAGGCGACCACTGTCCCCGACTGCTCCTACGCAGGTTGCTCGCACTGCGGCGTCTGCGGCATCGACTTCGGTCACAACGTGGTTGCCGAGCCGCCGCCCATCCCCGAGTTTCAAGGCCACTTCCAGCCGGATCGGACGCGCGCGCAGCGGTTGCGGGTGCGCTTTGGCAAGCATGGCGAGATGGCCCTCATCGGCCACCTCGACCTGGCGCGCCTGTTCGATCGCGCCGTCCGCCGCGCGGCCCTGCTGATCGCCTTTACGGGCGGCTACCACCCCACGCCGCGCATCGCAATTGCCAATGCCCTACCGCTGGGCGCCACCGGCAGCGGCGAGATCGTCGATTTCGATCTCACCCGGCGCCTGGATCCCGAGACCTTCCGCCAGCAGCTCGCCGAGCAACTCCCGAGCGAAATCCCGCTCTACAGTGCCACCGAGACCGAGCTGCAGGGCTCGGCAGCCAGCTCGCTCGAGCGGGCCGAGTACCGCGTGACGGTCGAAGTCGCCGAACCGAGCTCGCCCGAGCAGTGGCGCGCTTGGATTGAGAGCGTTTTGGCTAGCGATGCCGTTTGGTGGCAGCGCCAAACCAAATTCGGCAAGGTGCAAACGGTAAACCTGCGCGAGCGCCTCGATGAGCTCGAGCTCCAATCGGCCAGCCGGGCCGAAACCGGCGCCGCCATCCTGCGCTATGTCGGTAGCTGCCGCAATGATGGAACGCTGCTGCGGCCCGAGCACCTCGTCGAAATGCTCGAGCGACAATCGGGGCAAACCCTTTATCTACGCCACGCCCACCGAGAGCAGCTCATGCTGGCTGCCGAGCGCACGCCTGCCCCCGCGCGCTAG
- a CDS encoding thiol reductase thioredoxin yields the protein MAATAEVTDTTFQNEVLESEVPVLVDFWAPWCGPCRMVAPVVDEIAEQYQGQIKVVKINTDDNPNVASQYGIRSIPTLMIFKDGERVDMVVGAVPKTTLANTLEKYL from the coding sequence ATGGCAGCAACTGCGGAAGTCACGGATACGACGTTTCAAAACGAAGTTCTAGAGAGCGAAGTTCCAGTTCTGGTTGATTTTTGGGCTCCCTGGTGCGGTCCTTGCCGCATGGTTGCCCCGGTAGTCGATGAAATTGCCGAGCAATACCAAGGGCAGATCAAAGTCGTCAAGATCAACACGGACGACAATCCCAACGTGGCCAGCCAGTACGGGATTCGCAGCATTCCCACCCTGATGATCTTTAAGGACGGCGAACGCGTCGATATGGTCGTTGGCGCCGTTCCCAAAACCACGCTTGCCAATACGCTAGAGAAGTATCTCTAG
- a CDS encoding cytochrome b6-f complex iron-sulfur subunit (Rieske protein, with cytochrome b6, cytochrome f, and subunit IV, makes up the large subunit of the cytochrome b6-f complex; cytochrome b6-f mediates electron transfer between photosystem II and photosystem I), producing the protein MAQASDSANAPNMGRRQFMNVMAFGTVTGVALGALYPVVRYFIPPSAGGEGEGVVAKDKLGKPIDAGNVAAEHDPGDRVLTQGIDGDPTYVMITEDESIASYGLNAVCTHLGCIVPWDGSQNKFVCPCHGSQYDATGKVVRGPAPKSLALVNTEVTEGNQIVYTPWEETDFRTGQAPWWT; encoded by the coding sequence ATGGCTCAAGCATCCGATTCCGCTAACGCGCCTAACATGGGCCGCCGCCAGTTTATGAACGTTATGGCGTTCGGCACGGTAACGGGCGTTGCCCTAGGCGCGCTCTATCCCGTGGTTCGCTATTTCATTCCGCCCTCGGCTGGCGGCGAAGGCGAGGGCGTCGTTGCCAAAGACAAGCTGGGCAAACCAATTGATGCCGGCAACGTAGCGGCCGAACACGATCCCGGCGATCGCGTCCTCACCCAAGGCATTGATGGCGATCCCACCTACGTCATGATCACCGAAGACGAGAGCATCGCTAGCTACGGCCTCAATGCTGTCTGCACGCACCTGGGCTGCATCGTGCCCTGGGACGGCAGCCAAAACAAATTCGTCTGCCCCTGCCACGGGTCGCAGTACGACGCCACCGGTAAAGTCGTGCGCGGCCCGGCCCCCAAGTCGCTGGCCCTGGTCAATACCGAGGTCACTGAAGGCAACCAAATCGTTTATACGCCCTGGGAAGAGACGGACTTTCGCACGGGCCAAGCCCCCTGGTGGACCTAG